Part of the Acidobacteriota bacterium genome is shown below.
CGCCGTGTTCAATCTGCTGTGGGGGGTGAATTTCGTGCTCATCACCCCGCTGGTGCTCTCCTTTACCAACGCCACGGATCTGGGCTTCGTGCTGGCGGTGTCCAGCGCCGCCTCGCTGGTCGGAGGGCTGGTGATGAGCGCTTGGGGCGGCCCCAAGCGACGGGTCTACGGCATTTTGGGGTTCTGCCCGCTCATCGGCGTGGGGTCGGTGCTCATGGGGCTCAAGCCTTCGGTGCCGCTCATCGCCATCGCCTCGGTGGTGATCTTCTTCGGTGCGCCGGTGATCACCGCGTCCTCTCAAGCGATCTGGCAGAGCCGGGTGCGGCCGGAGATCCAGGGCAAGGTCTTCGCCATCCGGCGCATGGTGTCCCACTTCACGGTGCCGGTGGCTTTCTTCGCCGCCGGTCCGCTGGCGGAGCGGTTGTTCGAGCCGCTCATGGTCTCCGGGGGCTCGCTGGCGGATACCGCTGTGGGGAGCGTGCTGGGAGTGGGGCCGGGGCGGGGAATCGGACTGCTTTTCATTCTCCTCGGCGTGCTCATCGTGGTCGCCACCACCGCCGGCTTCTTCAGCTCCCACCTGCGCAACGTGGAAGAAGCGGAGCCGGCGGGGGGCAACGGTGGCAGTGACTCCGGCGGCGATCGGCCGAGAACCGAGGAGTCCGGCGAGCTGGCTTCGGAAGCGAGCGCCTGAGGTTCCTGTCGGAGAGGGTTGTTAGCCCGCTGCGAGGAGCTGCTCCTCGATTTCATGAGCCAGCTGACGGACGGTGGGCGCTTCGAAGAAGGTCTGAAGAGGTAGCTCCAGACCGATCTCGTCGCGCACCCGGGCCAGCACCCGGGCGGCCAGCAGGGAGTGGCCACCGAGATCGAAGAAGTGGTCCGTGGCTCCCACCCGCTGCCGTTCCAGCACCTCCCTCCAGATCTCTGCGACCAGCTCTTCGACCTCCGTATCGGGTTCTTCGAAGGCGGCTTCCGAGGCGCCGAATTCAGGCTCCGGCAGGCGACGCCGGTCGACCTTGCCATTGCTGCTGAGAGGCAGCTCGGCAAGCTCCATCAGGGTGCTCGGGACCATGTAGGCGGGCAGGGCACGGCGCAGCTGCTCGAGGATGTCTTCCGCCGGTAGCGGCCGAGCCCCTTCGGAGGCTACGGCGTAGGCTGCCAGGGCCTTGCCGCCGGCGGCATCCGCCGCCACCACCACGGCTTGGGCCACCGCCGGGTGGTCCAGCAGAGCGGCCTCGATCTCCCCCAGCTCGATGCGGAAGCCGCGCACCTTGACCTGATGGTCGACCCGGCCGAGGTACTCCAGATTGCCGTCCGGACGAAGCTTCACCAGGTCGCCGCTGCGGTACATGCGGGCTCCGGACTCCGGGCTCCATGGATCCGGCAGAAAACGCTCGGCGGTGAGCCCGGGGCGGTGCAAGTAGCCGCGGCCGACGGCGATGCCGCCGAGGAAGAGCTCGCCGGGCAGACCCCAGGGGAGCTTCCGGCCTCGGCCGTCGAGGATGTAGGCGCGGACGTTGGCCACCGGGCGGCCGATGGAGGGGGAGCGGTCGCTCTCGGCGCCTTGGTCCGTCTCCGAAGGGAGGGTTCCGTAAGTGGTGACCACCGACGCTTCGGTGGGCCCATAGAGGTTGATCAGGGGGATCCCCAGGGAGGCCGGAGGCAGCCGGTGGAGGCGGTCCCCGCCGGTGAGCAGGTGGCGGAGCTTCCAGGCCGGCTCTCCCTTGGCGCCGCCTTCGGCGGTCGCTGAATCACCCTTTCGCAGGGAGTCGAGCACCACCTCTGCAAGGGGAGTGGGGAGGAAGCAGACGGTGACCGTGTGCTCCGTCAGCCACGGTGGGATCGCGGCGGGATTGCTGCGCACTGCCTCCTCCGGAATCAGCAGCTCGGCGCCGGCGCTCAGATACGGCCAGATCTCGACCACCGAGGCGTCGAAGGAGGGATTGGCCATCAGGGTGGCGCGGTCCATGGCGCTGACCCCGAGGACCTGGCGCGTCCAGGCGGAGAGGTTGGAGAGGCCCCGGTGAGGGATGGCCACGGCCTTGGGCTTGCCGGTGGAGCCGGAGGTATAGATGACATAGGCCAGCTGATCCGCCTCCGGTTCGCGGTCGAGCCCAATACGGGCCTGCTGAGAACCGTCCTGTCGCGGCGGCAGGGGCGCATCGTCCTCCGGTAGCTCGAGGAGCTCCCAGCCTTCGGGCTCCGGCAGGGTGTCCCGCAGGGCGGGATGGGCCAGGACCCACGAGGCCCGAGAGTCTTCCAGCAGGAGCTTCAAACGGTCCCGGGGCGCCCCCGGATCCAGCGGCATATAGGCTCCGCCGGCACGCAGAACAGCCAACGCCGCCAGTACCAGCTGGGACGAGCGGGGGCAGAACACCGCGACCAGCTTTTCAGGCCCCACGCCGCGGCGTCGAAGATCGGCGGCGAGAGCGCCGGAGCGCTGCTCGAGCTCATCGTAGGTCCAGCGGACGGAGCCAGCCTGGATCGCCGGCTCGTCAGGAGCTCGCCGGGCGTGGTCGAGGAAGGCGTGATGGACCACCGGCGCTTGCCGCAGGAGATCCGGCTTGTGGCTGGGGCGTTGCCATAGCTCGAGCTGCTGTTCCTCTTCGTCGGAGAGCATGGTCAGCGCCGACACTTCCCGCTCGGGAGCGGCCATGCCACTCTCCAGCAGGTTGCGATAGTGCCCGATCATGCGCTCGATGGTGGAGTCGTCGAAGAGCTGACTGTTGTATTCCCAGATCAGGCTGACGTGGTTGTCGCCGGGGCGTTGGGCTTGCCCGGCGCGCTGCTCCGCCCGGGGAATGACCACGATGTTGAGGTCGGCCTTGGCGGAGCCGTTGTGGCGTTCGACGATGCGGCCGCGGAGAGTCCCCTCCGGCAGCTTCATCTCGAGATCCGGCACCGGCGAATCGTGGAAGCTGAACATCACCTGGAACAGGGGGTTGCGGCTGAGGTCGCGATCCGGCGCGATGCGTTCCACCAGTTTTTCCAGGGGAACGCTCTGATATTTCCAGGCCTTGAGGGCGCTCTCCTGCACCCGCCTCGCCAGCTCCAGCAGGCCTGGATTGCCTTCCATGCGGGTCCTCAGGACCATGGTGTTGACCACCATGCCGGGCATCTGTTCCAGCTCCGGTAGTGGCCGATTGGCCATGGCGGTGCCCACCGCCGCGTCCCGAACGCCGGTGTAGCGGTGCAGGAGGGCGTAGAAACCAGCCATCATCAGCACGTAGAGGCTGAGGCCATGAAGGCGAGCGAAGCTGCGCAGCCGGGCGCCGAGCTCTTCGCCGAGCTCGATGCGGGGGCCCTTGCCGCGCAAGGTTTGGGTACGGGGACGGGGATGGTCCGTGGGCAGCTCGAGGGTTGGGGGCAGGCCTTCGAGCATCCGGCTCCAGGCCTCCAGATGCTCCTCCAGAACCTCACCCTGCAGCCACTCCTGCTGCCAGAGGGCGAAGTCGGTGTATTGCACCGGAGGCTCCGGGAGGGGGGAAGGCAGGCCTCGGGCGAAGGCGTCGTAGAGGGTCTTGATCTCACCCATGAGGACGCCGAAGGCCCAGCCGTCGTGGACGAAGTGATGCTCCACCTGGATCAGAAGGTGCTCCTCCGGCGCCAGGCGCAGCAGCTTCCAGCGCGCCAGGGGCAGCTGCCCGAGGCGGAAGGGGCGGGACATCTCCTGCCGCACCAGGCTTTCGGCGTGCTCTCGGCGGTGGTCTTCGGGGACCCGGCTCAAGTCCACCACCGGCAGGGTCACCGGGGCGCTGGGGTGAACATCCTGCACCGGTCGTCCGTTCTGCTCATGGAAGGTAGTGCGGAAGATTTGATGCCGGCGGACGATCTCCTGCAGCGCGTCTTCCAGGATCCTCGGATGCAGGGGGCCGGTGAAGTCCACGGTGGCGTTGGCGTTGTAGGCGATGTTGCCGGGCACCAAGCGGTCGAGAAACCACACCCGCTGCTGCGGAAAGGAGAGGGGGACCTGATGGATGGCACCATGGCGCCGGATGGGCGGCGGCGAGAGAACCCCGCCGGTGCCGCCGGCGGCGGCCATCGAGCTGTCGGGGGCTTCGTCGGTGCCAGCTTCTGCGGCGGAGCGGATGGCGTCGATGCGGGCGGCCATCTCCCGCAGGGTGGAGGCGGCGAAGACCTCCTTGAGGTCGAGGCTGGCGCCGAGCTGCTGACGGATTCTCGACAGTAGCTGGCCCACCATCAGGGAGTGTCCTCCAAGGGCGAAGAAGTCATCGTCCCGGGAGAGCCCGTCGAGGCTGAGGACCTGGCGCCAGAGACTCGCCAGCTGGCGCTCGGTGGGGCTGGCGGGGGCGTCGCCGGAAGCGCCGGCCTCGGCGTTCGCCGCCGGGAGGGCCGCCCGATCGAGTTTGCCGTTGGCGGTGAGGGGCAGCTCCGGGAGAGGGATGAAGAGGTCCGGAACCATGTGTCGAGGCAGCCGGTCGCCGAGGTATTTGCGCAGCTCGGCAGTGGTGGCCGCTTCCCCTTCTGAGACGGTGTAGGCGAGGAGCTGGCGACCCTCGGCGCCGGGCAGAGCCACCGCGGAGGCGATCCGGGGATGGCTGCGCAGCGCCGCTTCGATCTCCCCCGGCTCGATGCGCAAGCCGCGGACCTTGATCTGGTGGTCTTTTCTGCCGACGAATTCCAGCTGCCCGTCGGCTCGGCGGTGAGCCAGGTCACCGGTGCGATAGACCCGGGCGCCGGGAGTCACGCTCTGGGGGTCGGGAAGGAAGCGCTCAGCGGTGAGCCCCGGCCGCCCCAAATAGCCCCGGGTGACGGTCAGACCGCCGATGAGCATCTCCCCGATGGATCGCCGATCGGCGGAGCCCTTCTTTTCCACCGGTATCTCCGAGTCAACCGGGTGCAGGGAAGGACCCACCAGCTGGATCGTGACCCCGCGCAGGGGCTGGCCGATGGGGGGCGACGTGATGAGGCTCTCCGTGACTTGAGCCCAGGTCGACCAGATGGTGGCTTCGGTGGGGCCGTAGAAGTTGAACATCCGGCGTCCGGGCGCCCAGCGCTGGATCAGCGCCATGGATAGCGCTTCGCCGGCGCAGACGATGTCCCGGAGATCCGGTAGTTGCGCCGCAGTCTCCGCCGGCAGTGCGTCGAGCACCGAAGGCGGCAGAACCAGCAGATCGATCCGCCGGTCGCGCAGGAGGCGAACGAAGTCGGGGCCCGGCAGCAGCTGCTCGCGAGGGGCCAGGACGAGGGTGCCGCCGTTGGCGAGGGCGTTGAGCCAATCACCGACGGAGGCGTCGAAGCTCGCCGGAGCCCACAGCAAGAGGCGCCGGGGTGTTCCGATATCGAAGAGCCGGCGTTGGGCGGCAGCCACCTGGAACAGGCCCCGGTGAGGCACGGCGACTCCTTTGGGACGACCGGTGGAGCCGGAGGTATAGATGACGTAGGCTAGCGCCTCGCCGCCGGGGTTGGAGGGCAGCGGTGGCGGCGAGTCGTCGCCATGCTCCTCCGGCTCGAGCTCTGCGGGTACGGGCTCGACGACGGTCGGGCCCTCGGGAGCAGCGGACGAATCCCGATGCGTCACCAGCCAGCGTAGGCGAGCATCGTCGGCCATGGCCTGGAGTCGAGGTTTTGGATAGGACGGATCGAGGGGCAAGTATGCGGCGCCGGCCTTGAGCGTCGCCAGGATGGCGATGATGAGGTGGTGACCCGGATCGAGGCAGATTCCCACCAGCTCCTCCGGCCGCACCCCCAAGCGCTGCAGGCGGTGGCTCAGCCGATTGGCGCGGCGGTCCAGCTGGCGGTAGGTGAGGTCTCCTTCGGCACTTTCCAGTGCGATGGCGTCAGGCGTGTTGCGAGCCTGAGCCTCTACCAGCTGTTGGATCCAGTGGGAGCCAGCGGTGGGCGGCTCGGTGGCCGGGGTAGGGGAAGGTAGGTTCTGGTCAGTATCCATGGTTGGCCTAAAAGAGCATTCCTTGGTGGGGGCGGCGTCGGAGATCGAAGCGGCGCGAAGCAGTCTCCTCGGTATTGCGAGGGGCTATTGTATTCGCTGATCACATTCGTTTGCTGATCAGAGGCCTGCGGGGCGTTCGAGTGGGTATGCCTCATTCTTGATGGTGCGGTGGCGAGGCCAAAGGAGGACGCCAATCTCTAGGCATCTGCCAGAGTAGGCTCTCCGGCGGAGCGCCCGAAGGAGGGATTTATGGCGGCAGAATTGCGAGTGATACTCAAGCCAGGGCGAGAGAAATCCGTACGCCAGGGGCACCCTTGGCTGTTTTCCGGCGCGGTGGCGCGGGTGGAGGGTGGAGATCCCGCCGTCGCCGGAGTGGCCGAGGTGGCGAGCGCCGGTGGCGAGGTCTTGGGCAGTGGCTTTTACAGCCCCACCTCGCAGATCCGGGTACGGCTAGCCGCCGGTCCTGGAGAGGTGGTCGATCAGGCTTTCTTTCTTCGCCGGCTGGTCGCCGCCCAGGCCTTGAGAGATGCCCTGGTGCCGGAGGCGACTACTGCTTTTCGATTGCTCAACGCCGAAGGGGATGGGGTTCCGGGCTGGACCGTGGATCGCTATGGGGATGTGTTGGTGAGCCAGGTGACCAGTGCCGGTCTGGAAGCGGTGCGGGATCGGGCGTACGACGCTCTCGAGGAATTGCTGCCGCAGTGCTCGATCCTGCAAAGCAACGACCTGCCAGCGCGGCGGGCCGAACAGTTGCCTCGGGAAGAGGAAGTGATCCGCGGGGAGGTGCCGCCGGAGGTGCAGATCCAGGAGCACGGGTTGACCTTCGATGCCGAGATCCTCGGAGGTCAGAAGACCGGCTTCTATTGTGATCAGCGGCGCAACCGCCGGCTGGTGGAGGAGCTGGCGACGGGGCGGCGGGTGCTGGACTTGTTCGCCCACACGGGAGGATTCGGGTTGTACGCGCTTCGGGGGGGCGCCCGGGAGGTGGTGCATGTGGAGTCGTCGCCGCGGACCGTGGAGCGGGGGAGGGCTCAGTATCGGAGCAATGCAGAGGCGCCCGGTGTTGATTCGGAGCGTAGCGAGTGGATTCAGGGTGATGTCTTCGCGGAGCTACGGCGACACTCGAAGGTGTATGACTTGGTGGTGTGCGATCCGCCGCCGTTGGTGCCTCGGCGAGGAGCGCTGAAGAAGGGGTCGCGGGCGTACAAGGACCTCAA
Proteins encoded:
- a CDS encoding class I SAM-dependent rRNA methyltransferase, which produces MAAELRVILKPGREKSVRQGHPWLFSGAVARVEGGDPAVAGVAEVASAGGEVLGSGFYSPTSQIRVRLAAGPGEVVDQAFFLRRLVAAQALRDALVPEATTAFRLLNAEGDGVPGWTVDRYGDVLVSQVTSAGLEAVRDRAYDALEELLPQCSILQSNDLPARRAEQLPREEEVIRGEVPPEVQIQEHGLTFDAEILGGQKTGFYCDQRRNRRLVEELATGRRVLDLFAHTGGFGLYALRGGAREVVHVESSPRTVERGRAQYRSNAEAPGVDSERSEWIQGDVFAELRRHSKVYDLVVCDPPPLVPRRGALKKGSRAYKDLNRLALQRLAPGGLFLTFSCSGAVDAKLFRQILFSAASEAGVKLALLQPLGAAADHPVSVYHPEGEYLKGWLCRVAS
- a CDS encoding amino acid adenylation domain-containing protein, producing the protein MDTDQNLPSPTPATEPPTAGSHWIQQLVEAQARNTPDAIALESAEGDLTYRQLDRRANRLSHRLQRLGVRPEELVGICLDPGHHLIIAILATLKAGAAYLPLDPSYPKPRLQAMADDARLRWLVTHRDSSAAPEGPTVVEPVPAELEPEEHGDDSPPPLPSNPGGEALAYVIYTSGSTGRPKGVAVPHRGLFQVAAAQRRLFDIGTPRRLLLWAPASFDASVGDWLNALANGGTLVLAPREQLLPGPDFVRLLRDRRIDLLVLPPSVLDALPAETAAQLPDLRDIVCAGEALSMALIQRWAPGRRMFNFYGPTEATIWSTWAQVTESLITSPPIGQPLRGVTIQLVGPSLHPVDSEIPVEKKGSADRRSIGEMLIGGLTVTRGYLGRPGLTAERFLPDPQSVTPGARVYRTGDLAHRRADGQLEFVGRKDHQIKVRGLRIEPGEIEAALRSHPRIASAVALPGAEGRQLLAYTVSEGEAATTAELRKYLGDRLPRHMVPDLFIPLPELPLTANGKLDRAALPAANAEAGASGDAPASPTERQLASLWRQVLSLDGLSRDDDFFALGGHSLMVGQLLSRIRQQLGASLDLKEVFAASTLREMAARIDAIRSAAEAGTDEAPDSSMAAAGGTGGVLSPPPIRRHGAIHQVPLSFPQQRVWFLDRLVPGNIAYNANATVDFTGPLHPRILEDALQEIVRRHQIFRTTFHEQNGRPVQDVHPSAPVTLPVVDLSRVPEDHRREHAESLVRQEMSRPFRLGQLPLARWKLLRLAPEEHLLIQVEHHFVHDGWAFGVLMGEIKTLYDAFARGLPSPLPEPPVQYTDFALWQQEWLQGEVLEEHLEAWSRMLEGLPPTLELPTDHPRPRTQTLRGKGPRIELGEELGARLRSFARLHGLSLYVLMMAGFYALLHRYTGVRDAAVGTAMANRPLPELEQMPGMVVNTMVLRTRMEGNPGLLELARRVQESALKAWKYQSVPLEKLVERIAPDRDLSRNPLFQVMFSFHDSPVPDLEMKLPEGTLRGRIVERHNGSAKADLNIVVIPRAEQRAGQAQRPGDNHVSLIWEYNSQLFDDSTIERMIGHYRNLLESGMAAPEREVSALTMLSDEEEQQLELWQRPSHKPDLLRQAPVVHHAFLDHARRAPDEPAIQAGSVRWTYDELEQRSGALAADLRRRGVGPEKLVAVFCPRSSQLVLAALAVLRAGGAYMPLDPGAPRDRLKLLLEDSRASWVLAHPALRDTLPEPEGWELLELPEDDAPLPPRQDGSQQARIGLDREPEADQLAYVIYTSGSTGKPKAVAIPHRGLSNLSAWTRQVLGVSAMDRATLMANPSFDASVVEIWPYLSAGAELLIPEEAVRSNPAAIPPWLTEHTVTVCFLPTPLAEVVLDSLRKGDSATAEGGAKGEPAWKLRHLLTGGDRLHRLPPASLGIPLINLYGPTEASVVTTYGTLPSETDQGAESDRSPSIGRPVANVRAYILDGRGRKLPWGLPGELFLGGIAVGRGYLHRPGLTAERFLPDPWSPESGARMYRSGDLVKLRPDGNLEYLGRVDHQVKVRGFRIELGEIEAALLDHPAVAQAVVVAADAAGGKALAAYAVASEGARPLPAEDILEQLRRALPAYMVPSTLMELAELPLSSNGKVDRRRLPEPEFGASEAAFEEPDTEVEELVAEIWREVLERQRVGATDHFFDLGGHSLLAARVLARVRDEIGLELPLQTFFEAPTVRQLAHEIEEQLLAAG